The sequence CGACGGCTTGTGGTACGGTGCCGCACCCATTGGCAACCGACGACCTTACACTCGTCAAGCGCGTCCGGAGCGGCGACCAGCGCGCATTCAAACTCCTCGTCGAGCGTTACCAGCGCAAGGTGTACGCCGTTGCCCTGGGCATGCTGAAGGACAAGGAGGAAGCGATGGACGTCTCCCAGGAGGCGTTCGTCAAGGTCTACAAGTACCTGGACCACTTCAAGGGCGACTCGTCCTTCTACACCTGGCTCTACCGCATCACCGTCAACATCTGCATCGACGTGATTCGCAAGCGCGGCGGAGGCGGTGAGGCCGTCGAGTTCGACGAGACGCAGGACATGGACCTGTCCGAGGCCCGCATCGGCGCGCTCGGCAGCCGCCTGGGCACCAACCCCCAGAAGAGCGCCCTGCGCCGGGAGCTGGCGGACAAAATCCAGGAGGCCCTGGCCACCGTGCCGGAGAAGCACCGCGCCATCCTCCTGCTCCGGGAGATCGAGGGCATGTCCTACGAGGACCTGGCCCGCACGCTCGATATTCCGAAGGGCACGGTGATGAGCCGCCTCTTCCATGCCCGGGCCAAGGTTCAGAAAATCCTGAGTGAATACCTGGAGTTGGACGAAGCGAAGAGCGG comes from Pyxidicoccus parkwaysis and encodes:
- a CDS encoding RNA polymerase sigma factor; translated protein: MATDDLTLVKRVRSGDQRAFKLLVERYQRKVYAVALGMLKDKEEAMDVSQEAFVKVYKYLDHFKGDSSFYTWLYRITVNICIDVIRKRGGGGEAVEFDETQDMDLSEARIGALGSRLGTNPQKSALRRELADKIQEALATVPEKHRAILLLREIEGMSYEDLARTLDIPKGTVMSRLFHARAKVQKILSEYLELDEAKSGVGNE